The following DNA comes from Verrucomicrobiia bacterium.
AGCCAAGTTCATCGAAGACCTCGGCGCGGACTCGCTCGACACCGTCGAACTCGTCATGGCGCTGGAAGAAGAATTCGGCCAGGAAATCCCTGACGACGAAGCCGAGAAGCTCCAGAGCGTCGGCGACGTGATCAAGTACATCGAGGAAACCCGCAAGTAATTCCTCCGTAGATTTTGGGGCAGCCGGAAGCTTATCTTCGCGCGCTGCCCCTCTTTTTTTATTATGGCTGCTAACTGGCAAGAACGTCGGGTCGTCGTGACGGGCATCGGGGTAGTCACTCCGCTGGGTCACGAAATCGAAACCTTCTGGCAAAACATCATCGCCGGCCAATGCGGCATTGATAAGATCACCCAGTTCGATACGACCGGCTACGACTGCCAGATCGCCGCCGAGGTGAAGAACTTCGATCCCGTCCCCGCCTTCCCCTCGCCCAAAGAAATCCGCCGCGCGGACCGTTTTGTGCAACTCGGCGTTTACGCCGGTTGGCGCGCCTTGCAGGATTCCGGGCTGGACCTCGATAAGTGCAACCGCGATGAAGTCGGCGCCATGATCGGCTCCGGCATCGGCGGTCTCTCCACCACGGAAGAGCAGCACAAAGTTTTGCTGAACCGAGGCCCGAGTCGCATCTCGCCCTTCATGATCCCCATGCTCATCCTGAACATGGCCTCCGGCCTGTTCTCGATGTATTACAAACTGCGCGGACCGAATGTCGCCACCTGCTCCGCTTGCGCGACCTCCACGCACGCCCTCGGTGAAGCCTGGCGCACCATCAAGATGGGCGATGCCAGCGTGATCTTCGCCGGTGGTGCGGAAGCGACCGTCGTGCCCCTCGGCATCGGCGGCTTCTGCGCGATGCGCGCCCTCAGCACTCGTAACGACGATCCGAAGACCGCCTCGCGTCCCTTCGATAAAGACCGCGACGGCTTCGTCATGGGTGAAGGCGGTGCCGTCCTCGTGCTCGAAGAACTCGAACACGCCAAGGCTCGCGGTGCCCGTATCTATTGCGAGATCGTCGGCTACGGCAACACGGCGGACGCCAACCACATGACCGCCCCCTCGCCCGAAGGCGAAGGTGCCGCGCGCTGCATGAAGATGGCCCTGCGCTCCGCTGGCCTGAACACCACTGATATTTCCTACATCAACGCCCACGGCACCTCGACACCGCAAGGCGACGTCTGCGAAACCCAAGCCATCAAGAGCACCTTCGGCGAACACGCCTACAAGCTCGCCGTCAGCTCCACCAAAGGCGCGACTGGCCACATGCTCGGTGCTGCCGGTGCGACTGAAATGGCTCTCTGCGCGAAGGCCCTGCAACTGCAGATCGCTCCGCCTACGATCAACATCATCAACCAAGACCCGCAGTGCGACCTCGACTACGTCGCTGGCACCGCGCGTCCGATGAAGATCGACGCCATCCTGAACAACTCCTTCGGCTTCGGCGGCCACAACGCCACCATCGCCGCCAAGAAGTTCGTCGGATAATTTTGGTAAGGATGGCTTAGGGAAGTCGACCTTCGACCGCCGTCCCTTGCATTTCCCCAAGGCCGCGTGAAAACGCGGCCTTTTTCTTTCCCCGTAGCAGACGAGGTGACGAGGCTCTAACCAATCCGGTAAGGATGAGTTCCACCTCGTCCCTAACTAGACCTTGAAGCTCTCGCAAACCCCGAGCAGCAACATGGAAACACTTACGCTTCCAAACAGCTTCCCTTTCATAACTCATACTTCATAATTCATCATTCCCCCGAAGTCGCCTTCCCGTCTGATCCGTTTTATGTTTCCTACGCGATTGCATCCTGTCCTGCGGTACTCTAGCAACCAGTCCACCCTCACCGGACCAAACCCTCGCCAGCCACTTCCCTTAACCATCAAAACGAACCAAGACGCACATTCCCCTCTCTTCCATTTGGAATGGAGGAGAGGGTCAGGGAGAGGAGGCATTTAACACCTCTTTCCCATCTGTGTTTATCTGTGTCCATCTGTGGTTAAACAGAGAACGTATGTCAAAGAGCAATGAAACCATCCGACACTTGAGCCACAGCGGCATTCTCTTCTCCCTACGATTGAGAGTTCAAACCTTGCAGATGTCCGATCACCCGGCTGGTTCCGCAGTGAGTACGATAGTCAGACTTTAGTCCGACTTCTGGATTCCCCGGCCCCATTCTCGACCGACGTCCATTTCCTCCTCCAGCTTACGAGCTCTGATCCATCTGCCCACTACCTGCTCATATCTAATGATGACCTGCCTCGGCTCTAACTGCTGAACCGGACCGCAGGTCCCGACCTTTCACAGTCGGGGCTCCATAAGGATTACCAAAACGATTCCAACGAATCATCTAGCGTGAGGATTTGAGCCGTTCGCGTTCCCAACCCGAAACTAAAAACCAGAAACTCGAAACAGGCTTGCAGCCTCTCCTTTACCAGCAGCGAGCTGCCAGCAATTGAAATCCTATCACCAAACCCCACAACCACAATAAATTTTTAGAATAATCAAAAGCAAAACCCCTAATCCATTCCAACCCAACCAATTGCACCCAAAGATTTTTCTCACTCATTGCCGCATCCCCTTCGCTTGCCTGCCCCGGCACAAGTGTCGGGAACCCCATTAGGTTGAAACATTTCCCTCTCCCGCCCCCATCCCGGAGGGATGAAAGCATGTAGCCGGTTGGTTTCGCGAGGAACGAGCGACACCACCGGTAACAATCCCCCACCCAGCACCCCAGAGCGGGTGCCAGCCCATCAGCCCCCATACCTCTTTCGTAGCAGCCGACGTCAGGAGGCTCTGACTAGTTCACTTATCCCAAAGGGATTGCACCCATCAGCCCAGGGTTGGTTTGCGATTCAGAGAGCAAACCTACCCTGGGTAGCCACCCTTGAATCCCCTACTCCAAAGGAGTTGCGTCACCTCACGTATTACCTCTTCGCTCGATTAACATTCCCAGCTTGATTCTCATCACACCTCAAGACAGCCTTCCACACCCATGAAAAAGGAGACGACATGCCATTCGACAAGACAGAAGCAGCTCAACTATTAGCAGATTGCGGGAGACGCTGTTGCATTTGCGGGCAACTCCACCGCATTCAGGTGCATCATATAATCCCGGGTGATGATAGCATCGAAAACGGCATTCCCCTTTGCCCTCCCTGTCACGACGAAGTGCATATCAACTACTCGCAAGGTCGGACAACCAGAATCTACACACCAGTCGAATTGAAGATGCATCGCAGAAGGACGATTGATCTCACCAAAAAAGAAGGAAAATGGAAACCGGGTAGCGCAGAATGGCGCAAGGATAAGAAACTGATCATCTTTTTCGCCCAATGCATTGATCGACCTGCTTTCAGGACATATTTCCATGAAGAGTTAAGTTTCATCGCTTTCGACGAGGCGATGCAAGACACTCTAATTGCTTTAAACACTGGTTACTGGAAGACAAGAGATGGAACCGTGTTAGGACGTTCACTTGGGAAATCATGTGTGGTCAATCCGCGTTGGCGTGAAGAACTCGATAAAATTACGGCGATCATTGAAGAAATTCGTAAAAAATTTGCGACTTCGGTTGGGCTAAACCGAATGCTTCTCCATCTTGAAGGACACCGAGGCTTTGATCCACATGATGAAGTTTTGAGAAGAGATCGAAACCTTGGTCACTGGATGGATGAAAAGCGACAACAGGCCATCGACATAATGAACGGGATACTGAGAGACTTACAGATGCAACCTCTTGCAAAACTGCGGTCATAACATTTTCAACTTAAAGCAGCATATCAATCCACATTCAAAGTTAGCTTAACCACAATCGCATAATGGCTGGGATATTCATTAATTCAGGCATTCTATTCAATATTGCCAAACAAGCATACCAGCGCGCCAAGACTGCTGTATCACACGACCGTTCTCACGAATCAAACGAACCGCTAATTTCTATCGTGTTTGCTGCCGCAGCAGGTGAAGCATTCATCAACGAAATCGGTGAGTTAGCCGCACAACCTCCAAGTGGTTTTCCCGGCTTTGAGCAAGAGCCAAATCAGGTACAAACCTTGGCTAAATTACTGTCGGAAATAGAAGACTCTCGCGGCACCACAAACATGAAATTCTTAATCGGAAAACTGGCACTCTCAGGAAAGACATTCAACAAAGGAACTAATCCGTTTCAAGATTTTGCCATTCTCATGGACTTACGCAATTCGCTCATGCATCTGAAGTTCGACAGCATTGAATCGATAAAAACCAACGCTGTTCGCGTTAAATATCCCAGCGTAGTTGGCAAACTACGGTCACAAAATATTCTCGCGGAATTTGAAGACGACGAAAACGCCGTTGCAAGCTGGGTTCTTCGAGTTAGCACTCCAGCAGTAGCGCGATGGTCGTGCAACGCTACAGCTAAGATTGTTAAGGACATTATTGAATCAATCCCAAACAGCGAGTTACGCACTAAAGCGGATTTGTTTTATAATCGATTAGATAGCTTTGCGCCGGTTATGTGACCCCTCTATTGGCCCGCCGGTGCAACCGGCCCGGCTAGATCGCCGACAACAACTTCCTGATCTCATTCACCTTCGCCAGCGCCGCCTTCTTCATCAGGCGCGGGAACTTCCCGCCTAGCATGATGAAATCATTGTTCCGCGTGATCATCAGCTTGCCCTCCTTCGCCTCGATGGATGATATCTTCCGCTCCACCGCCATCACTTTTAGTTCCGACACACGCAACAGCAAATCCATCGCCTCCGGCAATTTTCCGAAGCGATCCCGCAACTCCTTCCGAACCGCCTCCAGCTCCGCATACTCAGTCACCTGCGCGATCTTCCGATACATATCCACGCGCTGTTGCGATTCCGGGATGTAACTCAGCGGAATACACGCCTGCGTCAACCCCGGCTTCACGATCTCCACTACCTTCCCCTTCGCCTTGGGCTTCTCCACTTCCTCATAAAGGGGTCAGTCCCACACATTGTAATAATCCTCTTCATTTCCGGTTCAGCAAATTGTGCACCGCGTCCCGCGACCCCATCCCCAGAGGCCCCGTCATCCTCAACGGCATCGGGCTGGCCATCCGGCAATAAGCACTAATGATGCCCGGATCGTTCCAAAATGGAGTATGACAACATAATCCTCCGGCCGCGTTATGACCGACAAAATCCCTGGAAGATGTTGCAAAATCCGGTGCATTCACTCAAACCCCGCCGCCTTCT
Coding sequences within:
- the acpP gene encoding acyl carrier protein; this encodes MAAEKSIEEKIRDIIVEQLGVNADQVTPEAKFIEDLGADSLDTVELVMALEEEFGQEIPDDEAEKLQSVGDVIKYIEETRK
- the fabF gene encoding beta-ketoacyl-ACP synthase II, producing the protein MAANWQERRVVVTGIGVVTPLGHEIETFWQNIIAGQCGIDKITQFDTTGYDCQIAAEVKNFDPVPAFPSPKEIRRADRFVQLGVYAGWRALQDSGLDLDKCNRDEVGAMIGSGIGGLSTTEEQHKVLLNRGPSRISPFMIPMLILNMASGLFSMYYKLRGPNVATCSACATSTHALGEAWRTIKMGDASVIFAGGAEATVVPLGIGGFCAMRALSTRNDDPKTASRPFDKDRDGFVMGEGGAVLVLEELEHAKARGARIYCEIVGYGNTADANHMTAPSPEGEGAARCMKMALRSAGLNTTDISYINAHGTSTPQGDVCETQAIKSTFGEHAYKLAVSSTKGATGHMLGAAGATEMALCAKALQLQIAPPTINIINQDPQCDLDYVAGTARPMKIDAILNNSFGFGGHNATIAAKKFVG
- a CDS encoding HNH endonuclease signature motif containing protein, whose amino-acid sequence is MPFDKTEAAQLLADCGRRCCICGQLHRIQVHHIIPGDDSIENGIPLCPPCHDEVHINYSQGRTTRIYTPVELKMHRRRTIDLTKKEGKWKPGSAEWRKDKKLIIFFAQCIDRPAFRTYFHEELSFIAFDEAMQDTLIALNTGYWKTRDGTVLGRSLGKSCVVNPRWREELDKITAIIEEIRKKFATSVGLNRMLLHLEGHRGFDPHDEVLRRDRNLGHWMDEKRQQAIDIMNGILRDLQMQPLAKLRS
- a CDS encoding TRCF domain-containing protein, encoding MEKPKAKGKVVEIVKPGLTQACIPLSYIPESQQRVDMYRKIAQVTEYAELEAVRKELRDRFGKLPEAMDLLLRVSELKVMAVERKISSIEAKEGKLMITRNNDFIMLGGKFPRLMKKAALAKVNEIRKLLSAI